A section of the Amblyomma americanum isolate KBUSLIRL-KWMA chromosome 2, ASM5285725v1, whole genome shotgun sequence genome encodes:
- the LOC144121546 gene encoding uncharacterized protein LOC144121546 — translation MRWWLACLFVVACMVLVTTQTTSASERRRRPVDSNCERRHAIDGRRFGQRSKCMYVCRGSPRRTGFEPDGTPCDRRGKQRLPGVCVRGRCVRPERTRASFVHRTSGTERPT, via the exons ATGAGGTGGTGGTTGGCATGTCTCTTCGTTGTAGCCTGTATGGTGTTGGTCACAACTCAAACAA CGTCAGCCTCTGAACGCAGGAGACGCCCCGTTGATTCCAACTGCGAAAGAAGGCACGCGATAGATGGG AGGCGGTTTGGTCAAAGATCCAAGTGCATGTACGTGTGCAGAGGGTCACCTAGGCGGACAGGCTTCGAGCCAGACGGCACACCCTGCGAC CGCCGTGGTAAACAGCGCCTTCCGGGTGTCTGCGTGCGTGGACGCTGCGTTCGACCAGAGAGAACCAGGGCGTCTTTCGTCCACCGGACCAGTGGAACTGAACGACCAACCTAG